Proteins encoded within one genomic window of bacterium:
- a CDS encoding dCTP deaminase — translation MPIMPDHWIREQAKQKGMIEPFVENLKREGVISYGLSSYGYDARVADEFKIFTNVDSAVVDPKDFSDKSFVDRQTDVCIIPPNSFALARTVEYFRIPRDVLVVCLGKSTYARCGIIVNVTPLEPEWEGHVTLEFSNTTPLPAKIYANEGACQFLFLQGESMCETSYADRKGKYLGQMGVTLPRVEKKAEKVA, via the coding sequence ATGCCCATCATGCCCGACCACTGGATTCGCGAACAGGCCAAGCAAAAAGGCATGATCGAGCCATTTGTGGAGAATCTGAAGCGCGAAGGGGTCATTTCCTACGGCCTGTCTTCCTACGGCTACGATGCCCGGGTGGCCGATGAGTTCAAGATTTTCACCAATGTTGATTCCGCCGTGGTCGACCCCAAGGATTTCTCCGACAAAAGCTTCGTCGACCGCCAGACGGACGTCTGCATCATCCCCCCCAACAGCTTCGCCCTTGCCCGCACGGTGGAATATTTCCGCATCCCGCGCGACGTACTCGTGGTTTGCCTCGGCAAATCCACCTATGCCCGTTGCGGCATCATCGTCAACGTCACCCCGCTGGAACCGGAATGGGAAGGCCACGTGACGCTGGAATTCTCCAACACCACGCCGCTTCCGGCAAAAATATATGCCAACGAGGGCGCCTGCCAGTTTCTGTTCCTCCAGGGCGAGAGCATGTGTGAAACCTCCTATGCCGACCGCAAGGGAAAATACCTCGGCCAGATGGGCGTCACCCTGCCCCGCGTGGAGAAAAAGGCGGAAAAGGTTGCATAG
- a CDS encoding AAA family ATPase: protein MPSAADSASTPYLAKLNEAQREAVLTTEGPLLVLAGAGTGKTRVLTSRIAHIIRQGMASPHQILAVTFTNKAAREMKERVEQMLHGIPGGAAGMWLGTFHSLGARILRSHADRLGLSRDFTILDTDDQLRLIKQLLSERNIDPKRTPPTMVLNVIQSWKDKGLTPDKVEQDGHGTRDMVLPLYRAYQERLLTVNAVDFGDLLLHPLTLFTKYSDVLSSYANRFHYILVDEYQDTNTVQYLWLRLLAMSHRNICCVGDDDQSIYSWRGAEVANILGFQKDFPGAHVIRLEENYRSTPHILAVASHLISYNKDRLGKTLRTPLESGDKPIIRSFPDDREEARAIGESIHTLNRQGDMLDQMAILVRAGFQTRPFEEAFIAMSIPYRVVGGMRFYERKEIRDMIAYLRWLVQPHDELALSRLMMVPKRGIGETTLEKLVIHAHSANISLWDTFRQQQEMGGLKGKAKEAAAELIRQHASWNERREQHVSPSQTLLMLMEESGYQSMLQAEQTQEAEGRLENLREMVRAMDEFESITQFLEHVSLVADRDFDNNDEPMAMIMTMHTAKGLEFDTVFLPGWEEGLFPHQRAMDEQGLKGLEEERRLAYVGITRARKRLAISHASTRRVHGQWQSCIPSRFLSELPSEHLDQPDQFSARRTLKEQVDDILNSVRQRSAEPRQTSKPADGFHVGAKVKHTSFGTGRILAFKEDRLQIVFEQAGIKTILKDFVTLA from the coding sequence ATGCCCTCCGCCGCCGATTCAGCATCCACCCCCTACCTGGCCAAGCTGAACGAGGCTCAGCGCGAAGCGGTCTTGACCACGGAAGGGCCATTGCTTGTTCTGGCCGGCGCGGGCACCGGTAAAACACGCGTGCTCACCAGCCGCATTGCGCACATTATCCGTCAGGGCATGGCTTCCCCGCATCAGATTCTCGCCGTCACCTTCACCAACAAGGCCGCGCGCGAAATGAAAGAACGGGTGGAGCAGATGCTCCACGGCATCCCCGGCGGCGCGGCGGGCATGTGGCTCGGCACCTTCCATAGCCTCGGTGCAAGAATTCTTCGTTCCCATGCCGACCGCCTCGGCCTCTCGCGGGATTTCACCATCCTCGACACCGATGACCAGCTCCGGCTGATCAAACAGCTCCTCAGCGAGCGCAACATCGACCCCAAGCGCACCCCGCCCACCATGGTGCTCAATGTCATCCAGTCATGGAAAGACAAAGGCCTGACCCCCGATAAAGTGGAGCAGGATGGCCATGGCACACGGGATATGGTCCTGCCGCTCTACCGCGCGTATCAGGAGCGGCTGCTCACGGTAAATGCCGTGGATTTCGGCGATCTGCTGCTTCACCCGTTGACGCTCTTCACCAAATATTCGGACGTGCTGTCCAGCTATGCCAATCGCTTCCATTATATTCTGGTGGATGAGTATCAGGATACCAACACCGTCCAGTATCTCTGGCTGCGCCTGCTAGCCATGAGCCATCGCAACATCTGCTGCGTGGGGGACGACGACCAGTCCATCTACAGCTGGCGCGGAGCCGAAGTTGCCAATATCCTCGGCTTTCAGAAGGATTTTCCCGGCGCCCACGTCATCCGGCTGGAGGAGAATTACCGCTCCACCCCCCACATCCTGGCTGTCGCCTCGCACCTGATTTCCTATAACAAGGACCGCCTCGGCAAAACGCTGCGCACCCCGCTGGAATCCGGCGACAAACCCATCATCCGCAGCTTCCCCGACGACCGGGAGGAAGCCCGCGCCATTGGCGAATCCATCCATACGCTCAACCGCCAGGGCGATATGCTGGACCAGATGGCCATCCTCGTCCGCGCAGGTTTTCAGACCCGCCCGTTCGAAGAAGCCTTCATCGCCATGAGCATCCCCTACCGCGTCGTCGGCGGCATGCGTTTTTACGAGCGCAAGGAAATCCGCGACATGATCGCCTACCTGCGCTGGCTGGTGCAGCCGCATGACGAGCTTGCCCTCAGCCGCCTGATGATGGTGCCCAAACGCGGCATCGGCGAAACCACTCTCGAGAAACTGGTCATCCATGCCCACAGCGCCAACATCAGCCTGTGGGATACATTCCGCCAGCAACAGGAAATGGGCGGCCTGAAAGGCAAGGCCAAGGAAGCCGCGGCCGAACTCATTCGCCAGCACGCCAGCTGGAACGAGCGGCGCGAACAACATGTCAGCCCCTCGCAAACCCTGCTGATGCTGATGGAGGAAAGCGGCTACCAGTCCATGCTCCAGGCCGAGCAGACGCAGGAAGCCGAAGGACGCCTTGAAAACTTACGCGAAATGGTCCGCGCCATGGACGAGTTCGAGAGCATCACCCAGTTTCTCGAACATGTCAGCCTCGTAGCCGATCGTGATTTCGACAATAACGACGAGCCCATGGCCATGATCATGACCATGCATACCGCCAAAGGGCTCGAATTCGATACGGTATTCCTCCCCGGCTGGGAGGAAGGCCTCTTCCCCCACCAGCGCGCCATGGACGAACAAGGCCTCAAAGGCTTGGAGGAAGAACGCCGCCTGGCCTATGTCGGCATCACTCGCGCCCGCAAGCGCCTGGCCATTTCCCATGCCAGCACCCGCCGCGTGCATGGCCAGTGGCAAAGCTGCATTCCGTCGCGCTTTTTGTCGGAGCTCCCATCCGAACATCTCGACCAGCCGGACCAGTTCAGCGCCCGCCGCACCTTGAAAGAACAGGTGGATGATATTCTGAACAGCGTTCGCCAGCGCTCGGCCGAACCCCGCCAAACGTCAAAACCCGCCGATGGCTTTCATGTCGGCGCCAAGGTAAAGCATACCAGTTTCGGCACCGGCCGCATTCTGGCTTTCAAGGAAGACCGGCTTCAGATCGTCTTTGAACAGGCAGGCATCAAAACCATCCTGAAGGATTTCGTTACGCTGGCCTGA
- the murA gene encoding UDP-N-acetylglucosamine 1-carboxyvinyltransferase — MDRLLITGGRRLSGEVELSGAKNAALPLMAACLLSKEPLTLTHVPHLADVASLVGLLAHLGVSVHMDGQGVRGHTGHRLMLNAATISSHEAPYELVRKMRASVLVLGPLVAHHGEAIVSLPGGCAIGTRPIDLHLMALEAMGAEIELKEGYIHARRPGKRLKGADIHFDKVSVGATENALMAASLADGTTRLRNAAREPEITDLANCLNAMGARISGIGSDCLVIEGVENLHKAEHVVLPDRIELGSFIVAAGITGGEALIHGGSLELLGSVADKLRAANMTLQEEENALHVKADSPIRSVDVDTHPYPEFATDMQAQFMTLMCLADGVSTIRETIFENRFMHVPELTRMGANIKLNGNIALIQGVEKLSAANVMATDLRASMSLILAALAAEGETPIHRVYHLDRGYERIEEKLGKLGADIRRAN, encoded by the coding sequence ATGGACAGGCTTCTGATCACCGGCGGTCGCCGCCTCAGCGGCGAAGTGGAACTGAGCGGCGCGAAAAATGCGGCTCTCCCCCTCATGGCCGCCTGCCTCCTTAGCAAGGAACCGCTGACACTCACCCATGTCCCGCACCTGGCCGATGTCGCCTCGCTAGTAGGCCTGCTCGCGCATCTGGGCGTATCGGTTCATATGGATGGTCAGGGCGTTCGTGGCCATACCGGCCACCGGCTGATGCTCAACGCCGCCACCATCTCCAGCCATGAAGCCCCATACGAACTGGTACGCAAAATGCGCGCCTCCGTCCTCGTGCTCGGCCCGCTGGTCGCCCATCATGGCGAGGCCATTGTCTCCCTCCCCGGCGGCTGCGCCATTGGCACCCGCCCCATCGATCTTCACCTTATGGCGCTGGAAGCCATGGGCGCGGAAATCGAACTGAAAGAAGGCTACATCCACGCCCGCCGCCCCGGTAAACGCCTTAAAGGCGCGGATATCCATTTCGACAAGGTCTCCGTCGGCGCTACCGAAAACGCCCTGATGGCTGCCAGCCTTGCCGACGGCACTACCCGCCTGCGCAATGCCGCGCGGGAGCCGGAAATCACCGATCTCGCCAACTGCCTGAACGCCATGGGCGCCAGAATATCCGGTATCGGCAGCGATTGCCTTGTCATCGAAGGCGTCGAGAATCTCCACAAGGCCGAACATGTCGTCCTGCCGGACCGCATTGAACTCGGCAGCTTCATCGTCGCTGCGGGCATCACCGGCGGCGAGGCGCTGATCCATGGAGGCAGCCTCGAACTGCTCGGCAGCGTGGCCGACAAACTCCGCGCCGCCAACATGACGTTGCAAGAGGAAGAAAACGCGCTTCACGTCAAAGCCGACAGCCCCATCCGCTCGGTGGATGTCGACACCCATCCCTACCCCGAATTCGCCACCGATATGCAGGCCCAGTTCATGACCCTCATGTGCCTGGCCGATGGCGTATCCACCATCCGCGAAACTATTTTTGAAAACCGCTTCATGCATGTGCCGGAGCTCACCCGCATGGGTGCCAACATCAAGCTGAACGGCAACATCGCCCTCATCCAGGGTGTTGAGAAACTCAGCGCCGCCAACGTCATGGCCACCGACCTCCGCGCCTCCATGAGCCTCATCCTCGCCGCGCTTGCCGCCGAAGGCGAAACCCCCATCCACCGCGTCTACCATCTTGACCGCGGCTACGAACGCATCGAGGAAAAACTCGGCAAACTCGGCGCCGACATCCGCCGCGCTAACTAG
- a CDS encoding thiazole synthase, with protein MGAALKFNAAADDGFEVAGRKFSSRLLVGTGKYKDFVETKAAIEASGADIVTVAVRRVNLTKAGEPNLQDYLDPKRYTFLPNTAGCYTADDAVRTLRLAREAGDWKLVKLEVIGDQKTLYPDMVETLKAAEVLVKEGFDVMAYTTDDPIIAKKLEDLGCCAIMPLAAPIGSGLGMQNKLNIEFILEQSKVPVLVDAGVGVPSHAAEVMEMGCAGVLMNTAIAEAGDPILMAKAMKLAVEAGRMGYLSGRMPSRKYASASSPAAGKL; from the coding sequence ATGGGTGCGGCACTGAAATTCAACGCAGCGGCAGATGATGGTTTTGAAGTGGCCGGACGGAAATTCTCCTCGCGTCTGCTGGTGGGCACCGGGAAATATAAGGATTTCGTGGAAACCAAGGCCGCGATCGAGGCGAGCGGCGCGGATATCGTGACCGTGGCGGTGCGCCGGGTGAACCTGACCAAGGCAGGCGAGCCGAACCTTCAGGATTATCTGGACCCGAAGCGCTACACGTTTTTGCCCAATACGGCGGGCTGCTACACGGCCGATGACGCTGTGCGCACCTTGCGTCTGGCGCGTGAGGCAGGGGACTGGAAGCTGGTGAAGCTGGAAGTGATCGGCGATCAGAAAACGCTTTACCCGGATATGGTGGAGACGCTGAAAGCAGCGGAGGTACTGGTGAAGGAGGGGTTCGATGTGATGGCCTACACCACGGACGATCCCATCATCGCCAAGAAACTGGAAGACCTGGGCTGCTGCGCCATCATGCCGCTGGCTGCACCCATCGGTTCCGGTCTTGGGATGCAGAACAAGCTGAATATCGAATTCATTCTGGAGCAGTCGAAGGTGCCGGTGCTGGTGGATGCGGGCGTAGGCGTGCCCTCGCACGCGGCAGAAGTGATGGAAATGGGCTGCGCGGGCGTGCTGATGAACACGGCCATTGCCGAGGCGGGCGACCCGATATTGATGGCAAAAGCCATGAAGCTGGCGGTGGAAGCCGGGCGCATGGGCTATTTGAGCGGGCGTATGCCGAGCCGTAAATATGCGAGTGCGAGCAGCCCGGCGGCGGGTAAGCTCTAG